From the genome of Diabrotica virgifera virgifera chromosome 8, PGI_DIABVI_V3a:
gagatacagcaaattatattcgtttgaaattgctttttcggtattttaactcgctggatttgtagattccccctagtaatcgtttgcactacatttttgaaaaatcgtagagggtgctgtgaaggtataatgcttgtgcaaattttttaagaaaaaatacaaatcccattctttaaaatggcattgatgagattccttaattattataaacaaattagctgtgaattaaaaaaaacatatggctaactttgtcccaaatgagcccaggctaaatttttttatttgaaaattcgtgttaaaatactatctttttgaatgtataaaaatattgtttctacggagaacatttttaaagttattctaaatgtttataaactagaaaattttaaaaatttggcattaggatttttgactatgttaattatttttttatttttttttaatacattttgatattatcactcttctactttcatttggcatactcagaattgcactatctttattattttctgtcttatcttattgcaaaataaaagtctctgggaaaaacaaatagaataactcttaaactaattaatggatcggtctcaaattttgagggtatGTTAAGACCCCAATGTCCAACTtcgggtgaaacactaaagttctagggtagttttagtaaaagttattaataaataactattttcgcttatgttgcagtttgcgtagcaacaaattaactttataactttcaaaaatcggcattttgaaggtttttcaatgttctaaaaaactaaattttgtaattttatgtcaactttttagtttttgaatggagtgcaaaaaatcgaaaaaatcgggatttttgcactaaattgttaataattaaaaacggacgcgaactctaggcaggaaacaggtaggttttcttcctataggtctacaataactaaaaaagtaatcagctacctggatctttgagtgtcccgagaaaatccttattaccctggactaatctGCCCGCGAGTTTTACGCGGTTTACTAGCGTTTAAACAGGTTAATCTTGAAAAGGTTAatgttaattatttttgtatatttttttaagtatttctTGTTGTTGCACTATAAATACTTCATAGCTATAAGATTGACCTCACGCGTACTGGTAAACATATCAAACAACAATATTAGACAACATACAATACCGCTCTTTAATTTAAACTGATATAATGACCCGCACATTTTCAATAATGCTTACTTATCTTTAATCAATTGGACAACCTAATTATGATCGTTCTATATTATTCCTTCATTATCTGTAATACGTGTAGGAATTGTAAGTATTTAAGACTAATCCATTGCACAAATGTTTGTCCTCATCTGTATTCTAAATATTATCAGAAAACTAATTCCATTTTCTTCTTTCCAGAGGCCCTTGTCTTTTGATCTAGCCAGTACCAAAAAAACAGCGCCACCATGGACGCGATCAAGAAGAAAATGCAAGCGATGAAGCTTGAAAAAGACAATGCGGCTGATAAAGCCGATGCGATGGAAGGTCAATACAAAGACGCCAACGGTCGTGCTGAAAAGGTCAATGAGGAAGTACGTGATCTTGAAAAGAAACTCTCTCAAGTTGAAAATGACCTCACCACCAACAAAAATGCCTTAGAAAATGCCAACCAACAACTTGAAAACAAAGAAAAACAATTAACTCAGGTGTGTATTATCAATAATTGTaattatgttgttctgaagctatttccttgtggcatttttataattacgtatttttatgggaaataagccacaattttactaaaaaatgaatttattaacgtttcgaagcccaaatcgggtttcgttgtcaaaatacaaaatactattaaaataaaacaaacatgttgttgctaagtaaaaaaattcttctaataatttatttaatctgactcatttatattgccaattcagacgtatattatacattttaaagtagaagactttaaaatgatatcgccaatatttatgagttgcgttcctgggacgactttactaaaagatagttcattcgattacatgaaatcaatcccaactcaagaatatccgtcgcaaaaaaatcatagcatgtgatctgtctttaaaaagacaaccaaatgcaacgatgacagtaaaattcacgcgttagagattccatagtaaatcacgagggaaaaccaggaaaaaacctcgtgatactatcccgacatcgtaagtatttggtcttacatttaatctaccttcaaaaaactaataccaaattctgactttaatatgtttaaattataaataatattaatattttaaatatcattttaaagtcttctactttaaaatgtataatatacgtctgaattgccaatctaaatgagtcagattaaataaattattagaagaatttttttacttagcaacaacatgtttgttttattttaatagtattttgtattttgacaacgaaacccgatttgggcttcgaaacgttaataaattcattttttagtaaaattgtggcttatttcccataaaaaatacataattgtaattatgtattttatatgcCAGTTCTTGTGATGTGTATTTGTGTATGtgtatattttaaacattttcatGCAAACATTATTTAAAGTACCACAAATACTTTTAATTTCTATGTTAAAGGTTATCTGTATGTTCACTCATAAATTAAACCCTTAATGTGTAATCTCACATTAATCTTAACTTCCTAACTCCACTTAGTCCAGAAAgctactgcgcatccgctaggaaaaatattccgattcggattttttgcacaatcttactcaaaaatgaccccttttaataaatttgcatgttgccaggaccaaaagtgggtaaaaaattttttaaacgatttttttttgttttttgcctaaaatcggccatttttaaccttcaaaaactatgtgaaaaacttaaaatttgaatgttgccaaggtagatagatttgctttaaacatcgattgatgaaatcccgaagagtttttgcaatacagtattcaaaactcctttgttttttaatttctaatcaagcgtgtgcgacactattttccaccgttgcatgtgtatacagtatggtgcaaatgaaaggaataaattctttatttcctaaaccggcgactttaaggaaaaacccgaaacatgtcgattttatttttaagttatgatattgtggcatataatATGGTAGacaagtgacgtcatccgtctgggcgtgatgacgtaatcgatgattttttaaatgagaataggagtcgtgtggtagctcatttgaaaggttcttcaattctctattcagtaatgtaaacatttacataattatttatacagggtgtccaaaaaatttttattaaattaaattatttgacaaaaaaagaaatagaaggacaccctgtataaataattacataaatttttatattactgaatagagaattgaagaacctttcgaatgagctagcacacgacccctattctcatttaaaaaaatcatcgattacgtcatcacgcccagatggatgacgtcactagtataccatatatgccacaatatcataacctaaaaataaaaatcgacctgtttcgggatttttccttaaagtcgccgtattacgaaataacgaatttattcctttcatttgcaccatactgtcatgtcggtggaaaatagtgtcccgcacgcttgattaacaattaaaaacaaaggagttctgaATATTGCATTGccaaaaactcttcggggtttcatcaatcgatgtttaaagaatatttacctaccttggcaacattaaaatttttagtttttcacatagtttttgagggttaaaaatgtccaatttcgcaatttttcaatttttaatcgcttatatgtcaaaaactatcaaccttagagaaatgtcactaaagaccttttctgtttggaatgatccaaaaaaacctaaaaaaactttgttccatgcaaaaaatttattttaggaaaaaaacaaaaaaaaaagtttaaaaaatttttgacacacttttggtcctggcaacatgcaaatttgttaaaagaggtcctttttgagtaagattgtgcaaaaaatccgaatcggaatatttttcctatgggattcgcagtggctttctggactaactgtATATAATTGTAATAGATATCTATAATATACTTTAATTACGAGGTTATTTACCTTCCGGTAGAACTGAATCAATTGCTAACTTCTGCTGCAATAATTTCCTAGTTCGAATTATTTGTGAGTTTGTAGTCTATTAGAATATTTACCTCAGTCAAGTTATATGTATAGTCAGTTGGAGTTTACGtcaagtatttttattttaaaactacCAACAAACCATTTACTCCACGACTTCGAATTACActtgtccaagaaattaacgcgccaccttaaaaatgggtcatttttgatgtctcgaatttcctaaacctgttgtccgatttaagtgattttttaatatgttgtagccttattctttaacaatatcgcttaGATAGTTCATCATGATTGATAAATTGTTATTGTATTCCGGGTGttccaatcaaactgtgattttttctcaaagttcgcgtgaccctgtggaatattctagcatttataaaatactaaaattaaaacccaactatagcctcttgttttcttaacattctgttgcTATGTATGTAACATAGCATTGTAAttaaatttggtaagttttaagaggtaattattgcgcattttttgatataccatTAGAAATTTAATATTAACAATtggcgcgcatacgtgtaatatgaccctcatgtgcgccaatggtaaacataaaattcttaattgtatgttaaaaacgcacaataactatctcttaaaacacaccaaatttcatttgcatatcttaaccagttttagagcaataaataaatcgtcagttcgtaagaaaaatttcaacatgccctatctcggaaacgaagcatttgcggacatgcaaagataaagcaaactgtcattattttttcatgcagaattaccccttaaagtttgccatacttatttacaaacaccctgtattgatgacaaacaaggctagttgttaaagtatctaacttttttattatctaacataagcaaatgaatcaaaaaacagaatgttaggaAAACATGAGggtatagttgggttttaatttcagtattttataaatgctagaatattcgacagggtcacgcgaactttgagaaaaaatcacagtttgattggtacacccagtatataatgacaatttacctgtctagcaacaatattattacagcgatattgttaaagaataagtaGACAAGGAGAAAACGTTGTAGGCGAAATAAGTAGAaaggttcgttggaaaaaatattcccatgatatttttttgcataatcacattaatttgtaatacaccccagaataaggttcaagaagtcgcccacgagaaaagtggtccaaattttttttaacaatttttttctaatcaaattgcaaaaattattattcttggtccatacaatttttttttaggttttttagattattctggataaaaaaaggtctcgtgtaatttttctctaaagttgatggtttccgagttataagcaatttaaaatttgaaaaacgcaaaaatggccGTTTTTAAGACCTAATAattcggttaaaaattattattatgaaagtcagaaagtgactaaatcaaagtttaaagccccccccccccccctacatgatcctgaagaaatttttgtcattaatttattactaagctgttatttttaattattaacaataagccgcAAGTAAcagcgtattgacgcggctgtaaatgtgagtgcgagtaagatgctccattggactgccggaatggcatctctctcgcactcaccatagacggccgcctaatacgtgctggcgctcattattattacttaaaaataacagcttagtaataaaattatgagaaaaatttcttcaggatcttgtaggggggctttaaactttaatttagtcactttctaactttcataataataacttttaaccaatttattaagccttgaaattagacattttttctttttttcaattttaaattgtttataacacgaaaacgatcaactttagagaaaaattaaaggagactttttttgtccagaatggtccaaaaaatctaacaaaaatttgtacgggacaaaaatattgatttttgcaatttgattaaaaaaattgttaaaaaaaatggaccacttttcacatgggctacttcttgaaccttattctgggatgtctcacgaatgtgattatgcaaaaaaatctcatgggaatattttttctaacgaacccgccattttcgccttgtctaaaggTTTAGGTTTAGAATAAGGATTAAGAACACATTaaagaaatcacttaaatcggacaccAAGTTTAGGAaaatcgagacatcaaaaatgacccatttttaaagtggtgcgttaatcTCTTGGATAAGTGTATTTCACATCGTCTATCGAGAAGTCCGGACATAGGGCAATCAAATTTATATTCTAAATATACTACagagtgttccaacgaaaatttgacccccaccacagtaactcagaaaccaaaagttttttcagaatttaaaaaaacatgtcaatttgTATTGAGGGGgaacgaattttcatgcaaaattcgtccccctttccCTGCCCCACATCAgccggtataaaatgacctttacctgtatagcaacaataatattacacagattttcttaaataataaggctataacacactaaaaaaatcactcaaatcggacagcaggtttaggaaattcgagacttctaacgtgtacaattcagcaagtgagtcgattattttgctctcaagtgtattatgttttccatcttttgcgttattctgccgtttattagcgcgctcatcactgtattcgAAATTACACATCGCATTTATAcgttggtccttcgagccggatatgAATAAGAAACAAGCAAATGTATTTTTGAACCTTTTGTTTTGTAGTGCATAAGCTATGGCATGTTGGCATTTCTTTACTTAGGTTATctattaaatttcttattttcTTCCTAACTTGTCCCATTCTATTTTGCCCCCTATCTTTCTTGCTTTTTTAAATTTGTGTATATAATTTTAGGAATTACGATTTTAACCATTTTAGGATTAACCAAATCTATTTATTTCTAATATTTTAGGCTGAATCTGAAGTAGCCTCTCTTAACCGTAAAGTACAACTTATTGAAGAAGACTTGGAAAGATCCGAGGAACGTTTGGGCACAGCTACCACTAAATTGGCTGAAGCTTCCCAAGCTGCCGATGAAAGCTCCCGGTAAGTGTCAAGAGAATTACCTTTTGTAATATGTAGATACTCTTTATATATATCCAATCCTGTTACTCCGTGAAGGAGCATAgggcatccacgaagcttctccattCCCCTCTATTTCTGGCCATGGTTGCTATTTCTTCCCAGGttttcttcattcttttgtaGTCTTCTTCAATGGTACTCCTCCATGTTTTGGTCGGGCGTCCTCTGCTTCTTCGTCCTACTGCCCTCCATTTGAGTgcttgttttgttatgtctgcATTTTCTTTCCTCAGGGTGTGTCCCAACCAGTTCCATCTTTTCCTCTTCATTGTTGTTCTGATGGGTTCTTGTTTAGTTTTCCTCGGTAATGCTACATTTGTTATGGTATTGGGCCAATATACCTTTAGAATTTTACGTaggcatctatttacaaaaatttggattttatttacatttccgtcagttattgcccatgtttcacttccataaagtagcacagttttcacgttactattaaatagccttattttattattttgactAATCTGTGTTGATTTCCATATATTTGCGACGGTTCCAAAGGCATGTTGTGCTTTTCGTATTCTCTGTTTAATATCTGCTTGAGCTCCACCTTTTGCACTGATTATACTGCCTAGGTAGCAAAATTCTTGAacctgttttattttttgttggtTGATGTATAGTTTGTCACAGTTACATACTCATATTCTCATCTCTACTGTCTTGTTCGTGTTGATTTTAAGACCCACTTCTGCCGATTTTACCTCTAGCTTCCTTAACATGCTCTTCATATTATCTATTGTGTTCGCTACGAAacagatatcatctgcgtattctatatctgctagtttcttgttctgaaggtagttccaagggatcccgttttttttcaattgtttttttcAGTATATGATTAATACATATATTAAAGAGCaaaggtgacagtatgcaaccttgtTTTAAACCTACTTCTATTGTTATTTTATCTGTCATTTGCCCTTTATGCAGTACCTGACATGTTGTTTGCTGATACATCATTTTGATTATTCCAATGATCATAGGAGGTATTTTATTTAGCTGTAAGATTTTCCTCAGGGTTGTATGTTTTATGCTGTCGAAGGCTTTAGCAAAGTCTATAAATTTAGATAATAGATACTCTTTACTTTGTGGTTATTCAGATCACCTCGATCAGTCTTCCTTATACTAAAATGATCTTAAAGTTACGCCCAGATATCGCATGGTGAAATGTTATGTATAGTATACATCATCCTGCCTTAAGACTGGAAAGATTTGAGATGTGAGTATTTTGCCGCATTCCATGGATGGACTAATTGAGAAACGAAGAAATTATAAGGCAAATGGGCATGGATAGAAAAATTTTAGGAATcgtaaaatatcaaaaaacagcTCAtcaaaggtgaagaccaatttttaattaggaaagtagttagggggttgttttcactgattttttcgtagagaaaagcaggtaccgacctttttttaattataagtcgctaaattttcatgctagaaactttttattattattttttgaaaggtctaattgtatacttaaaaaaaggttatttaaattttcctcaaaaaatgcaaagttttctcgttatttggctttgaacaTTAAatattatgcatttgacgaaaaaagctaacctttaacatgccgtatcttggtttgtattggtcttaaagatatagaaaaagaattttatttgttttactaaaagatacaattttgatatctacagttttttttattaaatgtatatGTTTTGAGgcattctcaaaaaaccctctaaagaAGTTAATTTTTGTGTCGAAAAACTTAcgttcaagcgcgaataactcaaaaaatattattttttcgaagaaaatgtaaaaaacatttttttcttagaattacttttacatcgatttacatggttaaaatgtaacaaaaaattcccatttataaggaattaaaagatttaaaatgttttttcccaataaaccttaatactttaatatttacaaatgatatggaaattcttcatctcatttataaacatgttaaattatgtaaatacaagttgtaaacgtaatataataggcataatttgttaatgtggtttgaaaaaattaaaaaaaaataataaataaaaaaaaagaaaaaaaaatagaaacaaaaataaaaaagaataaaaaaaaagaagtaaaaaaaagtgtttcgcacaaattaaaatatatattaaaaaacagtaaaataattaaaaaaaaaacaaaataaaaaaaagctacacaatgtaccaatgtatctataaaaataatattgtagaatgtacttatgtttataagaaatgtatgactatgaatctgcaatcaatcacaaacaagtctggctaattggctctgccaaagccatttttcaaaaaaaaagaaaaaaaaaattcccaccccgagatggggtgacaagcacccccaaggttttagcgtacagcggtatgatatagaaaatgatccttggactattccccaccttctatgaaaatttcaagtaaatacatgctgaacgaaaaaattgcgagccaaaatgcttcatttcctcgactaaagctttgttccaactcgatacaaaaccgttttTGAACGGTTCGTGAaccgcgcagtaacgaaaaatgtgttactgcgcataattattcgttattgcgcacgcgcgtaacgattcaagaacggttttgtatcgagttggaacaaaccttaagTGAATTAACTGATTTGTTAGCAAACCTGTGTCCATGAACTGGTAATGTACGCCCATAAATAACTCTATTATGTCAaatttattattgtatgtcaTGCTGACGCACAAGTGGAATgtcttaaatattttaaattctaAAATGGAAGGgtaattttttatagattttcacGTTAGTCAAAATTTACTAAAATGTATCAATCTCTCTTTAACAGTATGTGCAAAGTATTGGAAAACCGTTCCCAACAAGATGAAGAACGTATGGACCAACTCACCAACCAATTGAAAGAAGCCCGTCTCTTGGCTGAAGACGCTGACAACAAATCTGATGAAGTATCCCGTAAACTTGCCTTCGTTGAAGACGAACTTGAAGTAGCTGAAGACCGTGTAAAGGTAAACATACCTataattatacctttttttataTGCCTTCATCTTATTCATTCTTTCTAATAGAAAAGTGTTTGTTAAATATTTGGTAGCTCCTATACGATCACACCAGCGTTTATTAAGTCACAAATTGCTTCTTCACCCTACTGGTCTTAAGATATTCTTACTCCTTTCCTGACAAATTCCTTCTAAATAAGTCTGTTAGATATTCTATCCATAAATATGTACTTTTGTTTacttctttcttttttatgttgattttCTATTATGCTCCATACTGTTTTCTGCGACATGTGTGGAAGTCACTCTCCAGATCTCTGTCTGACTATAATCTGGATTGTCATTCACGGTTCTTTCAGTATCATCTAATAGTTTTTTGCAGTATTGTCTCCATCTGCTTCTTCTTGATGTGTCTATCTGGGACGAATGTTGACGATTATCATGGCAATctttcactttatctgcagcaacgcggaaaagctgcacagatgttgtaggtctggatcccgcgtaccaaaaaaagttgattaatagcaagctgaaaatttgttaatagcttgacggtgtctagtcggacaaactttgatatatgggaacactggaacaggggaagttttaattgtggaacaagttaaaaatttggaacgtcagactacgaaaatgttagatgtattttgtcggacagaatttccaattgatttgttaccctttcattatactctcatgcaaaaattagactgctattactaaccaacatgattcctgtcatttgacatgttcttcatgttccactcattaaaatgcccagttggtgataaacacccgtctgatttttgtatgaaagggcaacaaatcaattggaagttctgtccgacaaaatacatctgacgttttcgtagtctgacgttccaaattttttaccTGTTCTACCATTAAAACTtaccttgttccagtgttcccatatatcaaagtttgtccgactagacaccgtcaagctattaacaaattttcagcttgctattaatcaacttttttttcttatgcgggatctCGACCTATTGTGTTGAACCCGGTTCTGATgttctttaaccaggatattcttcttcttcctggacctcgctttccaaatatttttccttgcgggatggcttgtaggagggcatatttCATGCTGGAtgctggattcatttcgcataatgtgtccaaagtattccaactttcgagatttgatggtggttagtacctctcggttcttccccattcttctccCCATGTCTCCATACTACAGCAATATTTTTGGCATATGTTATTGTTTCTCTGTCATTaattataatgtatgcttgtagTTTGAATTCTCTTGACAAATGCCTAAGTTTGTTATATAGTTCGAGTGGACTATTGTTTTTTTGCATGCTCTTCAAGTTCTTTGCATTCTCATCCCCTATCTTTTCTCCCACTTAAGGATGTAGTAGCGGCAtgtgaagctaggacaaataatccccggacaaataatcctggacaaaaatccccacaaattatccctggacaaaaaatccccggacaaataatccccggacaaaatatccccacaaaaaatcacagtcaaaaatccccaagaaatatttgctgttaaatagttctctaaaagttttcctaaaattttaacaaaattcgaattccaattccatgccgaaaactttatttgttttatatttttcccaaaaattgtggaagatatggggaatgagctaaggccccgttttcatgacagACGCTTAACGcgcattttgataacgcgcgattacaactacatacattttacttgagaccgttcacatgccaacgcgcgtcttaatgacctaaaacgcgcgttaaCATGTGAACTgtcttcagtaaaatgtatgtagttgtaatcgcgcgttatc
Proteins encoded in this window:
- the LOC114340608 gene encoding tropomyosin-1; the protein is MDAIKKKMQAMKLEKDNAADKADAMEGQYKDANGRAEKVNEEVRDLEKKLSQVENDLTTNKNALENANQQLENKEKQLTQAESEVASLNRKVQLIEEDLERSEERLGTATTKLAEASQAADESSRMCKVLENRSQQDEERMDQLTNQLKEARLLAEDADNKSDEVSRKLAFVEDELEVAEDRVKGGDAKIMELEEELKVVGNSLKSLEVSEEKANQRVEEFKKQLKSLTVKLKEAEARAEFAEKTVKKLQKEVDRLEDELGINKDRYKSLADEMDSTFAELAGY